Proteins co-encoded in one Saprospira grandis genomic window:
- a CDS encoding radical SAM/SPASM domain-containing protein, protein MFSRLFSAPPSAFSAVSTLIVKVTYRCNLDCLYCYEKVSKTGQDMSIEQFKELVDLSLGQTSSPQLTFLFHGGEPTLLPIPWYEEGLDYALAQAKKWGKTVHFAMQSNLVRLKEEYIQLFQRYKIALGVSLDQPVFLLDDSQRGGETKVFKNFKRLQAAKVKAGVLATINSSNYPNFYTLCEWLWSEAKQRSFKANVVTPVGAAHGQPPLQAEQIFMAQKAIIDYMIATQGQALIESNIALELGRYFEPEQAQSTLCHEKTCGAGRSALGITPEGHLLPCGRFAWNEPAYYLGHLSEQRQASRKEKKQLAQKIADFHAQKPENWYDCESCPAQKVCGYGCQAFILRSEEQANLDCLPTKMRFAYYQEKEVALKAVFDNIQKRQAGPSRQFRIKDQNGQWKSYKL, encoded by the coding sequence ATGTTTTCACGCCTTTTTTCTGCTCCGCCCTCGGCCTTTTCGGCTGTTAGTACCTTGATTGTCAAAGTGACTTATCGTTGCAATTTAGATTGTTTGTATTGCTATGAGAAAGTAAGCAAAACGGGCCAAGATATGTCTATTGAGCAGTTTAAAGAGCTGGTAGATTTGAGTTTGGGCCAAACTTCTTCTCCTCAACTCACTTTTCTTTTTCATGGGGGCGAGCCTACCCTCTTGCCCATTCCTTGGTATGAGGAGGGCCTAGATTATGCCTTGGCCCAGGCCAAAAAATGGGGAAAAACGGTTCATTTTGCCATGCAAAGCAATTTGGTCCGTCTAAAAGAGGAGTATATTCAGTTATTTCAGCGCTATAAGATAGCCTTGGGGGTCAGTTTGGACCAGCCCGTTTTCCTGCTAGACGACAGCCAGCGAGGAGGCGAGACCAAGGTCTTTAAGAACTTTAAACGCCTACAGGCCGCCAAGGTCAAAGCGGGGGTTTTGGCCACCATCAACAGCAGCAACTACCCCAACTTTTATACCCTTTGCGAATGGCTGTGGAGCGAGGCCAAGCAGCGCTCTTTTAAGGCCAATGTGGTCACGCCAGTGGGGGCTGCCCATGGGCAGCCCCCACTGCAGGCCGAGCAAATTTTTATGGCCCAAAAAGCCATTATTGACTATATGATAGCGACCCAAGGACAGGCCCTCATAGAGAGTAATATTGCCTTGGAGTTGGGGCGTTATTTTGAGCCAGAGCAGGCGCAAAGCACCCTTTGCCATGAAAAAACCTGTGGGGCGGGCCGTTCGGCCTTGGGGATTACGCCAGAGGGGCATTTATTGCCTTGTGGGCGCTTTGCTTGGAACGAGCCTGCTTACTATTTGGGCCATCTTTCTGAGCAGCGGCAAGCCAGCCGAAAAGAGAAAAAGCAATTGGCCCAAAAAATTGCCGACTTTCATGCGCAAAAGCCAGAAAACTGGTACGATTGCGAAAGTTGTCCCGCCCAAAAAGTCTGCGGTTATGGCTGTCAGGCCTTCATTCTCCGCTCTGAGGAGCAAGCCAATCTAGACTGCCTGCCGACCAAAATGCGTTTTGCTTATTATCAGGAAAAAGAAGTGGCTTTAAAGGCTGTTTTTGACAACATCCAAAAGCGGCAGGCGGGTCCCAGTCGCCAATTTCGGATTAAGGACCAAAACGGGCAATGGAAAAGCTACAAACTTTAG